Proteins found in one Oncorhynchus mykiss isolate Arlee chromosome 17, USDA_OmykA_1.1, whole genome shotgun sequence genomic segment:
- the LOC110493470 gene encoding alpha-internexin, whose amino-acid sequence MSYGSDFNSASSYRKIFGESPRYSSSPSRMSNASLRSGGYRSHSQSRSMGSNLGSSFQQKRSSGRSYSQMPMPMENLDFAQSTVLNNEFKIIRTNEKEQMMGLNDRFAMFIDKVRNLEQQNKVLETELVTLRQRQTEPSRLAELYQQEIRELRSQLDEVNGEKSQILIERDNIEEDLQKLRGKYDDEYRLREEAEQTLKAFKKDVDDATMVRLDLEKKVESLLDEINFMRKVHEEEVAELMNMIQAAQVSVEMEVSKPDLTSALKEIRGQYESMASKNLQSAEEWYKSKFVDLNEQATRSQEAMRASREELNEFRRQLQSKTIEIESQRGTNESLERQLNEMEERHNQEIGQYQDNMAELDNDLRTTKSEMARHLREYQDLLNVKMALDIEIAAYRKLLEGEETRISTGITYSSPSMNMRSSEMRSFGMRSSEMRSSNMRSSDMTSSGDVDLPSMGSYNQTTRYTTISGGSQKDEGKDQEDGQSKSGKGSNDGDQKESSNANPTNQKN is encoded by the exons ATGAGCTACGGATCTGACTTCAATTCCGCCTCTTCCTACCGAAAGATTTTCGGGGAGTCTCCCCGTTACTCCAGCTCTCCTTCCCGGATGAGTAATGCCTCTTTACGCAGCGGCGGTTACCGGTCCCACTCTCAGTCCCGGAGCATGGGCTCTAACCTGGGCTCCTCTTTCCAACAGAAGAGGTCCTCTGGCCGGTCCTACTCGCAGATGCCCATGCCGATGGAGAACTTGGATTTCGCCCAGAGCACGGTGCTCAACAATGAGTTCAAAATCATCCGCACCAACGAGAAGGAGCAGATGATGGGGCTCAATGACCGCTTTGCCATGTTCATCGACAAGGTTCGCAACTTGGAACAGCAGAACAAGGTGCTCGAGACCGAGCTGGTGACCCTGCGTCAGAGGCAGACGGAGCCCTCGCGCCTGGCGGAACTGTACCAGCAGGAGATCCGCGAGCTGCGCTCCCAGCTGGATGAGGTGAACGGCGAGAAGTCCCAGATCCTCATCGAGCGTGACAACATCGAGGAGGACCTGCAGAAGCTCCGCGGCAAATACGATGACGAGTACCGCCTGCGGGAGGAAGCCGAGCAGACCCTCAAGGCGTTCAAGAAGGACGTGGACGATGCCACCATGGTGCGTTTAGACCTGGAGAAGAAGGTAGAATCCCTCCTCGACGAGATCAACTTCATGAGGAAGGTGCACGAGGAGGAGGTGGCCGAGCTCATGAACATGATCCAAGCCGCCCAGGTGTCCGTGGAGATGGAGGTCTCCAAACCTGACCTCACCTCTGCCCTGAAGGAGATCCGAGGCCAGTACGAGTCCATGGCCTCCAAGAACCTCCAGTCCGCCGAGGAGTGGTACAAGTCGAAGTTCGTTGACCTCAATGAGCAGGCCACCCGTAGCCAGGAGGCGATGCGCGCCAGCCGGGAGGAACTCAACGAGTTCCGGAGGCAGCTCCAGTCCAAGACCATCGAGATCGAGAGCCAGAGGGGAACCAACGAGTCCCTGGAAAGGCAGCTCAACGAGATGGAGGAGAGGCACAACCAGGAGATTGGCCAGTACCAG GACAACATGGCCGAGCTGGACAATGACCTGAGGACCACTAAGAGCGAGATGGCTCGTCACCTGCGGGAGTACCAGGACCTGCTGAATGTCAAGATGGCGCTGGATATTGAAATTGCAGCGTACAG gaaACTCCTGGAAGGGGAAGAGACCCGCATCAGCACAGGCATCACCTACTCCAGCCCCAGCATGAACATGAGGTCCTCCGAGATGAGGTCCTTCGGCATGAGGTCCTCCGAGATGAGGTCTTCCAACATGAGGTCCTCCGACATGACCTCCTCCGGCGACGTGGACTTGCCCAGCATGGGCAGCTACAACCAGACCACCAGGTACACCACCATCTCTGGAGGATCCCAGAAGGACGAGGGAAAGGACCAGGAGGATGGGCAGAGCAAGTCTGGCAAGGGGTCCAACGACGGAGACCAGAAGGAGTCCAGCAACGCCAACCCTACCAACCAGAAAAACTAG